In Bacillus sp. DX3.1, the following proteins share a genomic window:
- a CDS encoding phage holin: protein MIKGENVSDIIRFIAGFLLSLKLLFESFGLTFITNDQIDAIVNVASFLFILYFGYKNNYIGKKGLEQKELLKKHNLH from the coding sequence ATGATAAAAGGTGAAAACGTTTCAGACATTATTCGTTTTATTGCTGGTTTTCTCTTATCATTAAAATTATTATTTGAATCATTTGGGCTTACTTTCATTACAAATGACCAAATTGATGCGATTGTAAATGTCGCTTCTTTCTTATTCATTTTATACTTTGGATACAAAAATAACTATATAGGAAAAAAAGGCCTGGAACAAAAAGAGTTACTGAAAAAGCATAACCTTCATTGA
- a CDS encoding MDR family MFS transporter, with the protein MEEQTYQNKASKTKFVVAGLLLGILMAAMDNTIVASAMATIVGDLGGFDKFVWVTSAYMVATMAGMPIFGKLSDMYGRKRFYIGGLLLFLLGSVLCGTASSIEQLSIYRAIQGIGGGALMPIAFTIMYDIFPPEKRGKMTGLFGAVFGTSSVFGPLLGAYITDYISWHWVFYINIPLGLISFFFISKYYKESLQYRKQKIDWAGAITLVVSIICLMFALELGGKQYAWNSNMILGLFATFVTMLIIFFFVERKATEPIISFHLFKKPLFAASQGVAFFYGATFIICTVYIPIFVQGVLGGSAASAGLILTPMMVGSVIGSQAGGQLATRTSYRNIMIVSGILFVLGIYLLGTLTMETPRTLVTIFMILAGLGVGFSFSVLSMSSIHNLEMRDRGSATSTNSFFRSLGMTLGVTIFGTIQNHIFTDKLKAVFPPELAKMAPKDGDTSFLLSPNAAEKIPPQILDGIKQALATSIADTFFWALIPAILSIICIILMGKERLVIGTSKKQKQVS; encoded by the coding sequence TTGGAGGAGCAAACATATCAAAACAAAGCAAGTAAAACGAAATTTGTTGTCGCCGGATTGTTACTTGGTATTTTAATGGCAGCAATGGATAATACAATCGTTGCATCGGCCATGGCGACAATTGTTGGAGACCTAGGGGGATTTGATAAATTCGTTTGGGTTACTTCAGCTTATATGGTAGCAACAATGGCAGGAATGCCGATTTTCGGAAAACTATCTGATATGTATGGACGTAAACGGTTTTACATCGGCGGATTACTTCTCTTCTTACTCGGTTCAGTACTTTGCGGCACAGCATCTAGTATTGAACAGTTAAGCATTTACAGAGCGATTCAAGGAATTGGTGGCGGTGCTCTTATGCCAATTGCTTTCACCATTATGTATGATATATTCCCACCGGAAAAACGCGGTAAAATGACAGGACTGTTCGGAGCTGTTTTTGGAACATCAAGTGTATTCGGTCCGTTATTAGGCGCATATATTACAGATTATATAAGCTGGCACTGGGTTTTTTATATCAATATTCCATTAGGGCTCATTTCTTTCTTTTTCATCTCGAAGTATTATAAAGAATCCCTACAATATAGAAAACAAAAAATTGACTGGGCTGGTGCTATCACACTTGTGGTAAGTATTATTTGCTTAATGTTTGCTCTAGAACTTGGCGGCAAACAATACGCATGGAATTCCAATATGATTCTTGGCTTATTTGCTACATTTGTTACTATGCTTATTATCTTCTTCTTCGTAGAACGAAAAGCAACAGAACCAATTATTTCTTTCCACTTATTTAAAAAGCCTTTATTTGCAGCAAGTCAAGGTGTTGCGTTTTTCTACGGGGCAACTTTTATTATTTGCACAGTTTACATTCCTATCTTTGTGCAAGGTGTTCTCGGTGGATCCGCAGCAAGTGCAGGATTAATTTTAACGCCAATGATGGTAGGATCTGTAATTGGAAGCCAAGCAGGCGGACAACTTGCAACACGCACAAGTTACCGTAATATTATGATTGTATCTGGTATCCTCTTTGTACTTGGCATCTATTTACTTGGCACATTAACGATGGAAACACCACGTACACTCGTAACAATCTTTATGATTCTTGCGGGGCTCGGAGTTGGCTTCTCTTTCTCTGTTTTAAGTATGTCTTCCATTCATAATTTAGAAATGCGCGATCGTGGTTCTGCTACATCAACAAACTCGTTCTTCCGTTCTCTCGGAATGACTCTCGGCGTTACTATTTTTGGTACAATACAAAATCACATTTTTACTGATAAGTTAAAAGCAGTTTTTCCTCCAGAGTTAGCTAAGATGGCACCTAAAGATGGAGACACAAGCTTTTTATTATCACCAAATGCTGCCGAAAAAATCCCACCACAAATATTAGATGGGATTAAACAAGCTTTGGCAACATCCATTGCTGATACGTTTTTCTGGGCTCTTATTCCTGCTATCTTAAGTATTATCTGTATCATATTAATGGGAAAAGAACGTCTCGTAATTGGAACAAGTAAAAAACAAAAACAAGTAAGTTAA
- the metE gene encoding 5-methyltetrahydropteroyltriglutamate--homocysteine S-methyltransferase: MGIQTSNLGYPRIGLHREWKKTLEAFWANKINEEQFLTNTKEIRLQHVKTQQEKGIDLIPIGDFTYYDHVLDTAYMLGFIPSRFSEFTSYLDVYFAMARGSKDHVASEMTKWFNTNYHYIVPEYEEGLKISLKDNRPLRLYEEAKQELGVDGKPVILGPYTFLKLAKGYKQDQFSTILQQLVAPYVQLLTELHDAGARFVQIDEPIFASLTKEEIAQAKELYETIHKEVPNVSLILQTYFDSVEENYEEIITFPVSGIGLDFVHGKEGNVKAIVEHGFPSDKILAVGCIDGRNIWRADLDDVLSLFETLKEHVTPKDWIAQPSCSLLHTPIDKTEETHLSKELYDALAFANQKLEELTILKQALVHGVESISTELTAYRIAHEAIRSSAARNREDVKASRAALQEADFSRPLPFEERYAVQQTALQLPLLPTTTIGSFPQTTEVRQTRKQWRNGDITNEQYEQFIEKETEKWIRYQEEIGLDVLVHGEFERTDMVEYFGERLAGFSFTKNGWVQSYGSRCVKPPVIYGDVAFINGMTIKETAFAQSLTNKVVKGMLTGPVTILNWSFVRNDISRKEVSYQIALALRHEIKLLESSGIRVIQVDEPALREGMPLKEKDWEAYITWAVQSFLLATSSVANETQIHTHMCYSNFEDIVDAIRALDADVISIETSRSHGEFIHTLEHTTYEKGIGLGVYDIHSPRVPSKNEMYTIVEQSLKVCDPKYFWINPDCGLKTRRTEEVIPALEHMVQAAKQAREFLKTNV, translated from the coding sequence ATGGGAATTCAAACGAGTAACTTGGGGTATCCACGCATTGGATTACACCGCGAATGGAAAAAAACATTGGAAGCTTTTTGGGCAAACAAAATTAATGAAGAACAATTTTTAACGAACACGAAAGAAATTCGTCTTCAACATGTAAAAACACAGCAAGAAAAAGGCATTGATTTAATTCCAATTGGTGATTTTACATACTATGATCATGTACTGGATACAGCTTATATGCTCGGCTTTATCCCATCCCGTTTTTCTGAGTTTACGTCTTATCTTGATGTATATTTTGCGATGGCACGTGGATCTAAAGATCACGTCGCTTCTGAAATGACAAAATGGTTTAATACAAACTATCATTATATTGTTCCTGAATATGAAGAAGGATTAAAGATTTCTTTAAAAGATAACCGTCCTCTTCGTTTATATGAAGAAGCAAAACAAGAACTAGGAGTAGATGGGAAACCAGTAATATTAGGACCCTATACATTCTTAAAATTAGCAAAAGGTTATAAACAAGATCAATTTTCAACAATTCTACAACAACTGGTTGCACCTTATGTACAGCTATTAACTGAATTACATGATGCTGGTGCACGCTTCGTACAAATTGACGAACCAATTTTTGCATCTTTAACAAAAGAAGAAATCGCACAAGCGAAAGAACTTTATGAAACAATTCATAAAGAAGTACCGAATGTATCTCTTATTCTACAAACTTATTTCGATAGTGTAGAAGAAAACTATGAAGAGATTATTACATTCCCTGTATCCGGCATTGGATTGGACTTTGTTCACGGTAAAGAAGGAAATGTAAAAGCAATTGTAGAACACGGATTCCCATCCGATAAAATTTTAGCTGTAGGTTGTATAGATGGCCGTAACATTTGGAGAGCAGATCTTGATGATGTTCTTTCTTTATTCGAGACATTAAAAGAGCATGTTACGCCAAAAGATTGGATTGCTCAGCCTTCTTGTAGCTTATTACATACTCCGATTGACAAGACAGAAGAAACGCACCTGTCAAAAGAATTATATGATGCACTTGCATTTGCAAACCAAAAATTAGAAGAGCTTACTATTTTAAAACAAGCACTTGTACATGGTGTAGAAAGCATAAGTACAGAACTTACAGCTTATCGAATTGCTCATGAAGCAATTCGTTCTTCAGCTGCACGTAATCGTGAAGATGTGAAAGCATCACGAGCAGCGCTTCAGGAAGCAGACTTCTCTCGGCCTCTTCCATTTGAAGAACGCTATGCTGTGCAACAAACTGCATTACAATTACCATTGTTACCAACAACAACAATCGGTAGTTTCCCACAAACTACTGAAGTTCGTCAAACACGTAAACAATGGCGTAATGGTGATATTACAAATGAACAATACGAACAATTTATTGAAAAAGAAACAGAAAAATGGATTCGGTATCAAGAAGAAATCGGTCTTGATGTGCTCGTTCATGGAGAATTCGAACGAACTGATATGGTGGAATACTTCGGAGAAAGACTTGCTGGTTTCTCTTTCACAAAAAATGGTTGGGTACAATCATACGGTTCTCGTTGTGTAAAACCACCTGTTATTTATGGTGACGTTGCTTTTATTAACGGAATGACAATTAAAGAAACTGCATTTGCACAAAGCCTTACAAATAAAGTTGTAAAAGGTATGCTAACAGGACCTGTAACGATTCTAAACTGGTCATTCGTTCGAAATGATATTTCCCGAAAAGAAGTTTCCTACCAAATCGCATTAGCACTTCGTCATGAAATTAAATTACTTGAATCTTCAGGTATCCGTGTTATTCAGGTCGATGAGCCAGCGCTTCGCGAAGGAATGCCACTAAAAGAAAAAGATTGGGAAGCATATATCACATGGGCTGTTCAATCATTCCTTTTAGCAACTTCTTCTGTAGCAAATGAAACACAAATTCATACACATATGTGTTACAGTAACTTCGAAGATATCGTAGATGCGATTCGTGCATTAGATGCCGACGTTATTTCTATTGAAACATCAAGAAGTCACGGTGAATTCATTCACACATTGGAACATACAACATATGAAAAAGGAATTGGCCTAGGAGTCTATGATATTCATAGCCCTCGTGTTCCAAGTAAAAATGAAATGTATACAATTGTAGAACAATCCTTAAAAGTATGTGATCCGAAATACTTCTGGATTAATCCTGATTGTGGTTTAAAAACAAGAAGAACAGAAGAAGTTATTCCTGCTCTGGAACATATGGTTCAAGCTGCAAAACAAGCACGTGAATTTCTAAAAACAAATGTATAA
- a CDS encoding YkyA family protein, which produces MTLLAGCFGPKPEEELYVAFENAAKQEKPVFKDAKKLETLEKQGQELYAQIVQEGKDNNQAVKEKLDQALKNTAERGKVIDKEKEALNEAQEEIKSVDKHVKKIEDNKLKQQAEKVQNAYEKRHDSFKKMYDVYSKSLKLEKELYTMLQDKDAKLKAISDKVKTVNQSYKDIDTEKDKFNEYTKSYNAEKVVFYKQANIKIKEEKK; this is translated from the coding sequence ATGACTTTATTAGCTGGTTGCTTTGGACCGAAACCAGAAGAAGAATTATATGTAGCATTTGAAAATGCTGCAAAGCAAGAAAAGCCGGTGTTTAAAGATGCAAAAAAACTAGAGACTTTAGAAAAACAAGGTCAAGAACTATACGCTCAAATTGTACAAGAAGGTAAAGACAATAATCAAGCTGTCAAGGAAAAGTTAGATCAGGCATTGAAGAATACAGCAGAACGTGGAAAAGTAATCGATAAAGAAAAAGAAGCGTTGAATGAAGCGCAAGAAGAAATCAAATCAGTTGATAAACACGTAAAAAAAATCGAAGATAATAAGTTGAAACAACAAGCAGAGAAAGTGCAGAATGCCTATGAAAAACGACATGATTCATTTAAGAAAATGTATGATGTCTATAGTAAATCATTAAAACTAGAAAAAGAATTGTACACAATGCTGCAAGATAAAGATGCGAAATTAAAAGCAATTAGTGATAAAGTAAAAACAGTAAACCAATCTTATAAAGACATTGATACTGAAAAAGATAAATTCAATGAGTATACAAAATCGTATAATGCAGAAAAAGTAGTATTTTATAAACAAGCGAATATTAAAATAAAAGAAGAGAAAAAATAA
- a CDS encoding Ppx/GppA family phosphatase, translating into MKNILKQQYAIIDIGSNTMRLVIYEKQNGGFYKEIENTKVVARLRNYLIDGVLIEEGMELLLQTLLQFQESTRFHGLHNVLCVATATIRQAENQEEIKRLVEGKTDFILRILSEYEEARYGYLAVMNSTSFTEGVTVDIGGGSTEVTYFRNREIVEYHSFPFGALSLKQQFIHHETPTTEELEELRRYVLYQFQALPWLKDKKLPLIAIGGSARNMVKIHQNLIFYPIAGLHLYKMKEADIKDVQEELRALPFTELQKLDGLAKDRADTIIPAVEVFSTLTTIVQAPSFILSRRGLREGVFYEELTKNLGVSYYPNVIEESLYLLSHEYEMDMRFVVQLIKQGTLICKKLEECEVVSFTEKDWDILYQAAKVFNIGKYIDAEASRLHTFYLLANKTIDGMMHKERIRLALIASYKSKMLFKQHLDPFEGWFDKNEQRKIRLLGAILQFSAALNVRHRDLIEAIQVKRNKEGLVFYIMCEQSALAEKVQAEKQKKQLEKALKMNIELVFEMKC; encoded by the coding sequence ATGAAAAATATATTGAAACAGCAATATGCCATTATTGACATCGGCTCAAATACAATGCGATTAGTTATTTATGAGAAACAAAACGGGGGCTTTTATAAAGAAATTGAAAATACAAAGGTAGTTGCACGTTTAAGAAATTATTTAATAGACGGTGTACTAATAGAAGAAGGAATGGAGTTACTGCTTCAAACATTACTTCAATTTCAAGAAAGTACAAGGTTTCATGGATTACATAATGTGCTTTGCGTGGCGACAGCGACAATTCGACAAGCAGAAAATCAAGAGGAAATTAAGAGGCTTGTGGAAGGGAAAACAGATTTTATCCTTCGAATTTTATCGGAATATGAAGAAGCACGTTATGGCTACTTAGCGGTGATGAATTCAACCTCTTTTACAGAAGGTGTTACAGTCGATATTGGGGGTGGAAGTACAGAGGTTACGTATTTTCGGAACCGAGAAATTGTAGAATATCATAGTTTTCCTTTTGGAGCGCTTTCCTTAAAACAACAATTTATTCATCATGAGACACCAACTACGGAAGAATTAGAGGAGTTGAGAAGATATGTATTGTATCAATTTCAAGCGTTACCTTGGCTAAAGGATAAAAAGTTGCCCCTTATTGCGATTGGTGGAAGTGCACGAAACATGGTGAAAATTCATCAAAATTTAATTTTTTATCCGATAGCCGGATTGCATTTATATAAAATGAAAGAAGCTGACATTAAAGATGTACAAGAAGAACTGAGAGCGCTTCCTTTTACGGAATTACAAAAGTTAGATGGTTTAGCGAAGGATCGTGCAGATACAATTATTCCGGCAGTGGAGGTGTTTTCTACATTAACAACTATCGTACAAGCACCTTCATTTATATTGAGCCGGAGAGGGTTACGAGAAGGTGTTTTCTATGAGGAATTGACGAAGAATTTAGGTGTTTCTTATTATCCAAATGTAATTGAAGAGAGTTTGTACTTATTATCTCACGAATATGAAATGGATATGAGGTTTGTTGTGCAACTGATTAAGCAGGGAACGTTAATTTGTAAAAAACTTGAAGAGTGCGAGGTTGTTTCTTTTACAGAGAAAGATTGGGATATATTATATCAAGCTGCAAAAGTATTTAATATTGGAAAATACATAGATGCAGAAGCAAGCCGTCTACATACATTCTATTTATTGGCGAATAAAACAATTGATGGCATGATGCATAAAGAACGTATCAGATTGGCGCTTATCGCATCTTATAAGTCAAAAATGTTATTTAAGCAGCATTTGGATCCGTTTGAAGGTTGGTTTGATAAAAATGAACAGAGAAAGATTCGGTTGTTAGGGGCGATTTTACAATTTTCTGCTGCTTTAAATGTAAGACATCGAGATCTTATCGAAGCGATTCAAGTGAAAAGAAATAAGGAGGGACTTGTATTTTACATTATGTGCGAACAATCGGCTTTAGCTGAAAAGGTACAAGCCGAAAAGCAGAAAAAACAACTTGAAAAAGCATTAAAGATGAACATTGAACTAGTATTTGAAATGAAATGTTAA
- a CDS encoding PadR family transcriptional regulator: MSMKLVILGLLLEGDKHPYEVQHTMKERQMDCYIKCAKGSLYYAFEQLEKQGAIAITNVVRDTNRPDKTIFHITDIGKDLFHTLLLKQFEAKNQIYKPIYSALSFAHFGDEEAIIPILEKKRNDTLQYLHTMKMIYERSKTNIPRAQLYILASVIEHISVELRWLNELHKDASAGRLSEIGTDIK, from the coding sequence ATGAGCATGAAACTAGTCATTCTCGGCTTATTACTCGAAGGAGACAAACATCCATACGAAGTACAGCATACAATGAAAGAACGACAAATGGATTGTTATATTAAATGTGCAAAAGGTTCTCTCTATTACGCTTTTGAACAATTAGAAAAACAAGGTGCGATTGCGATTACAAATGTGGTACGAGATACAAACCGACCAGATAAAACTATTTTCCATATTACCGATATCGGCAAAGACCTTTTTCATACTCTTTTATTAAAGCAATTTGAGGCCAAAAATCAAATATACAAACCAATTTATTCAGCTCTTTCTTTTGCTCATTTTGGTGATGAAGAAGCAATTATTCCTATTTTAGAGAAAAAGAGAAATGACACACTTCAATATTTACATACGATGAAAATGATATACGAACGCAGTAAAACAAACATCCCACGGGCACAGCTATATATTTTAGCAAGTGTTATAGAACACATCTCTGTTGAATTACGTTGGTTAAATGAACTACATAAAGATGCAAGCGCTGGACGTCTTTCCGAAATCGGCACAGACATAAAGTGA
- a CDS encoding YkyB family protein, producing MKPSQPQSHPYKQQSIDRLAQSIFVVNRHAKSATNPKYLYWLKKTTLERLIIEEKAIKKGLHFSKNPRFSQQQSDVLVRVGDYYFHIPPTKDDFRTLSHLGSLDSSYRNPKTTLSLATAKKTLQDYIGAEALRQEKKLSEPIPWYRRTYTKK from the coding sequence ATGAAACCTTCACAACCACAGTCTCATCCATATAAACAGCAATCTATTGATCGATTGGCTCAATCTATTTTCGTTGTGAATCGGCATGCAAAATCCGCTACAAATCCTAAATATTTATACTGGTTAAAAAAGACCACTTTAGAACGTTTAATTATAGAAGAGAAAGCAATAAAAAAAGGGTTACACTTTTCCAAAAACCCTCGTTTTAGTCAGCAACAATCCGATGTTCTCGTTCGAGTAGGTGACTATTATTTTCATATTCCTCCGACAAAAGATGATTTTCGTACTCTCTCACATCTTGGTAGTCTCGACTCTTCTTATCGAAACCCCAAAACAACTCTATCTTTAGCCACAGCAAAAAAGACGCTTCAAGATTATATTGGTGCTGAGGCACTTAGACAAGAAAAAAAATTAAGTGAACCCATTCCATGGTATCGACGTACGTATACAAAAAAATAA
- a CDS encoding peptidoglycan-N-acetylglucosamine deacetylase yields MIDVRNRRSSMVKRLVIIAIAICAIAAGFFIFQSITSPAKAVANQENPIQFASEQTKVKMDKTAPVKFNGQVRKVAYLTFDDGPSEFQKEILDILKKNEIKGTFFMIGGNIPSHKDSVKRLVKEGHYPGVHSMTHNYAKLYKQGQFVEEMKQAQNIMKDVTGIQPKLVRCPYGSMPGLNQALRDQMATAGMKEWDWTVDSLDWKLSGNPDGIVQNVVSSAQKEREVILMHEKKQTVQALQTIIDDLRKKGYEFEVYEESTHFPLNFWHDDRI; encoded by the coding sequence ATGATAGACGTTAGGAACCGGCGCTCATCGATGGTCAAGCGGCTGGTTATCATTGCTATTGCAATTTGCGCTATCGCAGCGGGGTTTTTCATATTTCAATCCATTACGTCTCCTGCAAAAGCTGTAGCAAATCAAGAAAATCCGATCCAGTTTGCTAGTGAGCAAACGAAAGTTAAAATGGATAAAACAGCACCGGTGAAATTTAATGGACAAGTGCGCAAGGTAGCCTACTTAACTTTTGATGATGGGCCGAGTGAATTTCAAAAAGAAATTTTAGATATTTTAAAGAAAAATGAAATAAAGGGGACATTTTTCATGATTGGCGGGAACATTCCATCTCATAAAGACAGTGTAAAGCGTTTAGTAAAGGAAGGGCACTATCCTGGTGTTCATAGCATGACACATAATTATGCGAAACTTTATAAACAAGGACAGTTTGTTGAAGAGATGAAACAAGCACAAAACATAATGAAAGATGTTACCGGCATTCAGCCTAAGCTTGTTCGCTGTCCATATGGAAGTATGCCAGGACTGAATCAAGCATTGCGTGATCAAATGGCAACGGCGGGCATGAAAGAATGGGATTGGACAGTCGATTCATTGGACTGGAAATTATCTGGGAACCCGGATGGTATCGTACAAAATGTAGTTTCGAGTGCCCAAAAAGAACGCGAAGTTATTTTAATGCATGAGAAGAAACAAACTGTGCAAGCATTACAAACAATTATTGATGATCTTCGTAAAAAAGGATATGAGTTTGAAGTATATGAGGAATCCACTCATTTTCCTTTAAATTTTTGGCATGACGATCGTATATAA
- the comJ gene encoding competence protein ComJ: MELTISYSQLIVMNHEEKQPYVEWTDEDFERGYAETDGTIIFETLSDYTCEIAAVVGKHVEKEGVMRTISAPFTVHNDGVYISSILSNKLHISIPQGAYILVVQAIPLEEPTEDELYKVQYELYFEERE, encoded by the coding sequence ATGGAGTTAACAATTTCCTACTCACAATTAATCGTTATGAATCATGAGGAAAAACAACCGTATGTGGAATGGACGGATGAAGATTTCGAGAGAGGGTATGCCGAAACGGATGGTACCATTATTTTTGAAACGCTCTCTGATTATACGTGTGAAATTGCTGCAGTTGTTGGGAAGCATGTAGAGAAAGAAGGAGTGATGAGAACGATATCAGCACCATTTACTGTGCATAATGATGGTGTTTATATAAGTAGTATTCTTTCTAATAAACTACATATTTCGATTCCACAAGGCGCATATATACTAGTTGTACAAGCAATTCCACTTGAAGAACCGACAGAAGATGAACTTTATAAAGTACAGTATGAACTGTATTTTGAAGAGAGAGAATGA
- the nucA gene encoding DNA-entry nuclease has product MKQLKGIIISIIAILSILVAVYEVFTPTEPKSKKEFAYDQVLDFPKERYPETGKHIADAINEGHSEVCTIDRNGAADRRKLSLAPYPAKKGYDRDEWPMAMCKEGGKGAHIEYINPSDNRGAGSWVGNKLDKYSDGTRVKFVVK; this is encoded by the coding sequence ATGAAGCAATTAAAAGGCATTATTATTTCAATTATCGCGATTCTTTCTATCTTGGTTGCTGTTTATGAGGTATTCACACCAACAGAACCAAAGAGTAAGAAAGAATTCGCATATGACCAAGTTCTAGATTTTCCAAAAGAACGTTACCCTGAAACTGGAAAGCATATTGCAGATGCAATAAATGAAGGGCATTCTGAGGTATGTACGATTGATCGAAATGGTGCAGCTGATAGAAGAAAGCTGTCTTTAGCTCCGTATCCAGCAAAAAAAGGGTATGACCGTGATGAATGGCCGATGGCAATGTGCAAAGAAGGTGGAAAAGGTGCACATATTGAATATATTAATCCGAGTGATAACCGAGGTGCCGGTTCTTGGGTTGGGAATAAGTTAGACAAATATTCAGATGGCACACGTGTGAAATTTGTGGTGAAATAG